The segment CCTACCACGGCGGTACCAGCGAGGACGACGGTCTCAAGGCGCGACCACGGGTCTGGGAGGTCCCCCACGACATTGGTCAACTGGCCGCCCATCTGGCCCGCACCGGTGACTGGGCCGAGGGCGCGGACGGCCCTCCTCCCAAGGTCCACTTCGGGCCCATCGCCGCGGGTGAGATTGTCCAGAACTCTTCCGTCTCCCACGAAGCGGCGTGGATCCGGCGGGTCTACAACGACGCCCTCGCCATAGAGATGGAGGGCGCGGGTGTGGCGCAGGCAGGACACCTGAACAGCTCTCCCGTCGCCGTCGTCCGCGGGATCAGCGACCGGGCAGATGGCACCAAGACCGCGCTGGAAGACCGGACCTCGCAGCCCGCCGCTGCGCACAACGCGGCCGCATTCGCCGTGCGGCTGGCACAGGAACTCGTCACGAAGCGAAGGGGCACGGCGATGGCTGACGACGACACGACTGGCACTGGCGAAGGCACCACCAATGTCGCCTTCGGACAGGTGGGGCTCCAGGCGGGCAACATCACCAACAGCACCGTCTCCGTTGGCCAGAGTGTGCAGCACTCCGAACCCGAGGACCTGCGGTCCATGCTGGCCGCGCTCCGTGACGAGCTCGCCAGCGAGCGGTCGGCGGATCGGATCGACGACGCCACCTACCAAGCGGCGCGGCAGGAGGTGGAGACCGCCCGCACCTCCCTCGAGGAGTCCACGCCCGAGGCCGCCGGCGCGGTGATTCTCGCCCTCAAGCGGCTGCGCGGGCTCGTCGGCGATGTCGCCAAGCTCGCCGCGCGGGTCGCCCGCATCATCACCGCGGCCCAGGGAACGCCATGAACGCATCCGCGACACCCACCATCAACACTGTGGCGCCCGGCAGCAACGTGGGAGTTCAAACCGGGAACGTCCACAACTCCACTATCTACGTCGTTCCTCCCGATGCCACCCCCGAGCAGAAGTACACGATCGGTCTGCGCTCTCTGGAGGCCGGAGCACCCAGTAAGGCCAGAGGGCTGATCCGAGACGCCATCGACCACGGCCTGGATCACACAGAAGCCAACTTCCACTGGGTGCTAGCCCTACTCAGCAAACGCACACTGCGCGACCTTACCTCCGAAGAGCATGAGCAAATAAAACGCTTGTTCGCCGCCCTGCACACCTACCTCGAGGACGAGTGGCGCACGGCGCTGGAAGTGGTCTTCCGGCTCCTCTACTCACCAAACGACTCCAGCGGCGCCACGGCCGCGGCCATCAAAGACCTGCACGCCCTACCACCGGGTCGACGCGAGATGATCCTGCGCCACCTCGACCTGGTTCTGACCGGCGCCAAGAAGGACAGCGTGTGGGAGGAGACCCGCCGCGAAGCCGAGGAGTCACAGTGCGGTGCGCAACGACTCGACCGCGTGTGGGCGTATTTCCATGCCGACCCGATACCCGCCCGCACCCGTGAACCGGACCGAGCCGAAGTCTTCACCGCTCACTACGTCTACGCGGTCGCATGTACCGGCCTGTTCGCGGGGGCGGTCGGCT is part of the Spiractinospora alimapuensis genome and harbors:
- a CDS encoding 5'-methylthioadenosine/S-adenosylhomocysteine nucleosidase family protein, translating into MSSTMVVMLSALNLEYEAVRRRLTNPRLHQHEKGTLFELGGLPGTEGQVALGLTSKGNHSAAVLVERAIQSFSPAAVLFVGVAGALWDTTALGDVVMATQVYAYHGGTSEDDGLKARPRVWEVPHDIGQLAAHLARTGDWAEGADGPPPKVHFGPIAAGEIVQNSSVSHEAAWIRRVYNDALAIEMEGAGVAQAGHLNSSPVAVVRGISDRADGTKTALEDRTSQPAAAHNAAAFAVRLAQELVTKRRGTAMADDDTTGTGEGTTNVAFGQVGLQAGNITNSTVSVGQSVQHSEPEDLRSMLAALRDELASERSADRIDDATYQAARQEVETARTSLEESTPEAAGAVILALKRLRGLVGDVAKLAARVARIITAAQGTP